Proteins co-encoded in one Dasypus novemcinctus isolate mDasNov1 chromosome 18, mDasNov1.1.hap2, whole genome shotgun sequence genomic window:
- the OSCAR gene encoding osteoclast-associated immunoglobulin-like receptor, with protein sequence MFPHLLEGERERRSPGSSSSADLPTMARVLLLLPLTLCPLCHTDVTPALHPKPWLEAQPAAVVSPGVNVTLRCRAPQPAWGFVLFKAGATKPVLLPDVASELAEFFLEEVTPAQGGSYHCCYQRLSWDSGVWSQPSDALQLLVTDSLPRPSLVALPGPAVAPAANVSLRCAGSLRGMSFALYREGLAAPLQYHRNSARPWVDFPLLGADALGTYSCYYHTPSAPYVLSQRSEPLVISWEGSGPSDYTQGNLVRLGLAGLVLISLGALVAFDWRSRSRAPGSVRP encoded by the exons ATGTTTCCGCATTTACTGGAAGGGGAGCGGGAACGGCGGAGCCCTGGCTCCAGCTCCAGCGCAGATCTGCCCACTATGGCCCGGGTGCTGCTTCTCCTACCGCTGACTCTTT GTCCTCTGTGTCACACAGACGTCACTCCTG CCTTGCACCCCAAGCCGTGGCTGGAGGCTCAGCCAGCAGCAGTCGTGAGTCCCGGGGTGAATGTAACCTTGAGGTGCCGGGCCCCCCAACCCGCCTGGGGGTTTGTGCTCTTCAAGGCTGGAGCCACCAAACCTGTGCTCCTCCCGGATGTGGCCTCGGAGCTGGCGGAattcttcctggaggaggtgacccCAGCACAGGGGGGCAGTTACCACTGCTGCTACCAGAGGCTGAGCTGGGATTCAGGTGTCTGGTCCCAGCCCAGTGATGCCCTGCAACTGCTGGTGACAG ACTCACTGCCGCGGCCTTCGCTGGTGGCGCTGCCGGGTCCCGCGGTGGCGCCCGCGGCCAACGTGAGCCTGCGCTGCGCGGGCAGCCTGCGGGGCATGAGCTTCGCGCTGTACCGCGAGGGCCTGGCGGCGCCGCTGCAGTATCACCGCAACTCGGCGCGGCCCTGGGTGGACTTCCCGCTGCTCGGCGCCGACGCCCTGGGCACCTACAGCTGCTACTACCACACGCCCTCCGCGCCCTACGTGCTGTCGCAGCGCAGCGAGCCGCTGGTCATCAGCTGGGAAG GCTCCGGGCCCTCGGACTACACCCAGGGGAACCTCGTCCGCCTGGGGCTCGCCGGCCTGGTCCTCATCTCCCTGGGCGCGCTGGTGGCTTTCGACTGGCGCAGCCGGAGCCGCGCGCCTGGCAGCGTCCGGCCCTGA
- the NDUFA3 gene encoding NADH dehydrogenase [ubiquinone] 1 alpha subcomplex subunit 3 has translation MLRQEGSKTPPLPSSSSQADGVTAKPRILNRRNSDHNSQSAPRPRCRRPPLERLFCASAHAQTQAAAPGVHGPQLPGCSLSPPPPLPPPPRPRWLRKPPPSSRMPGPRSRCWLRPFTIAGLAVILPSVSPYTKYASMINQATPYNYPVPVRDDGNMLDVPSHPQDPQGRSLEWLKNL, from the exons ATGCTGCGGCAAGAGGGGAGTAAGACCCCGCCACTGCCCTCGAGCAGCTCTCAAGCTGATGGCGTTACAGCAAAGCCACGGATTCTGAACCGTAGAAACTCA GACCACAACTCCCAGAGCGCTCCGCGCCCTCGCTGCCGTCGTCCCCCCCTGGAACGATTGTTCTGCGCCAGCGCGCACGCGCAGACTCAGGCAGCGGCCCCTGGCGTGCACGGACCACAACTCCCAGGGTGCTCCCTgtccccgccgccgccgctgccgccgccgccaaGACCAAGATGGCTGCGA AAGCCGCCGCCTTCCTCAAGAATGCCTGGGCCAAGGAGCCGGTGCTGGTTGCGTCCCTTCACCATCGCGGGCCTCG CTGTAATTCTGCCCTCAGTCAGCCCCTACACCAAGTACGCCAGTATGATCAACCAGGCCACACCGTACAACTACCCAG TGCCAGTCCGAGATGATGGCAACATGCTGGACGTGCCCAGCCACCCCCAGGACCCCCAGGGCCGAAGCCTGGAGTGGCTGAAGAACCTGTGA